In the genome of Pseudomonas protegens, one region contains:
- a CDS encoding phosphate-starvation-inducible protein PsiE, whose protein sequence is MKINWAENLRQNVHQLAESLGNLFVETFHYLALFAIGAVTAWAAVMEFLQMIEAGHIKIDDILLLFIYLELGAMVGIYFKTNHMPVRFLIYVAITALTRLLISNVSHHNPPDLGIIYLCGGILLLAFAILVVRYASSQFPSVKIEHPQRKLGAGSGEHPEVEKGEL, encoded by the coding sequence GTGAAAATCAATTGGGCCGAGAACCTGCGGCAGAACGTGCACCAGCTGGCCGAGTCCCTGGGCAACCTGTTCGTCGAGACATTCCACTACCTGGCGCTGTTCGCCATTGGCGCGGTGACTGCCTGGGCGGCAGTGATGGAATTTCTGCAGATGATCGAGGCGGGCCACATCAAGATCGATGACATCCTGCTGCTGTTCATCTACCTGGAGTTGGGGGCGATGGTCGGCATCTACTTCAAGACCAACCACATGCCGGTGCGTTTCCTGATCTACGTGGCGATCACCGCGCTGACCCGGCTGCTGATCTCCAACGTCTCGCACCACAACCCGCCGGACCTGGGGATCATCTACCTGTGCGGCGGCATCCTGCTGCTGGCCTTCGCCATCCTGGTGGTGCGCTACGCCTCGTCGCAGTTTCCCTCGGTGAAGATCGAGCATCCGCAGCGCAAGCTCGGCGCCGGTTCCGGCGAACACCCGGAAGTGGAGAAGGGCGAGCTCTAG